A single region of the Hoeflea prorocentri genome encodes:
- a CDS encoding LysR family transcriptional regulator encodes MSEFDADKIRRLDMSVLLVFLALVRHRKALAVAEELGLTPSSISHAQKRLRDILGDPLFIRRPHGLEPTAFALELEPRIRDIVTRLQEVVSSPRPFDPKSATGTVRISAFDGEIAAHIPKLLAQMENSAPALKLIVRPFGRKDALRALEHDETDLALGFFWDLPARFMATSLYEEGYRVVMRRNHPLANEDVLGPEAFASTGHAVVSPAGDLRGIVDDSLDQMGLRRMVRVALPHFLPALATVSQSDLIATLPSRIVEDYADTFGLYHCRPPVELRSFPVSLVRHVKNQRNAMHNWVADALVGIARAEQRSAVN; translated from the coding sequence ATGTCTGAATTCGATGCTGATAAAATCAGACGGCTGGACATGTCGGTGCTGCTGGTCTTCCTGGCGCTGGTTCGTCACCGCAAGGCGCTGGCGGTCGCCGAAGAACTGGGTCTGACGCCCTCATCCATCAGTCACGCCCAGAAGCGGCTGAGGGATATCCTCGGCGATCCATTGTTTATTCGACGACCCCATGGCCTTGAGCCAACAGCTTTTGCGCTGGAACTGGAACCCCGCATCAGGGATATCGTCACCCGGCTTCAGGAAGTTGTCAGCAGCCCGCGCCCCTTTGACCCTAAGTCAGCGACAGGTACCGTGCGTATCAGTGCGTTCGACGGCGAGATCGCGGCCCACATTCCGAAGCTGCTTGCTCAGATGGAGAATTCGGCACCGGCGCTAAAGCTCATCGTCAGACCATTTGGCCGAAAAGACGCTCTCAGAGCGCTTGAACATGATGAAACGGATCTTGCACTCGGCTTCTTCTGGGACTTGCCTGCCCGCTTTATGGCAACATCACTCTACGAGGAAGGCTACCGCGTTGTCATGCGGCGTAATCATCCATTGGCGAACGAAGACGTCCTCGGGCCCGAAGCTTTTGCATCGACCGGGCATGCCGTGGTTTCACCTGCCGGCGATCTTCGCGGCATTGTCGATGACAGTCTGGATCAGATGGGTTTGAGGCGGATGGTCCGAGTGGCGCTGCCGCACTTCCTGCCGGCCCTTGCAACCGTATCGCAAAGCGACCTTATTGCAACGCTGCCGTCAAGAATTGTCGAAGATTACGCGGATACATTCGGCCTTTACCACTGTCGTCCGCCCGTCGAGTTACGGTCCTTTCCGGTCAGCCTTGTCCGCCACGTCAAAAACCAGCGCAACGCCATGCACAACTGGGTTGCCGACGCGCTGGTCGGCATTGCCCGTGCCGAACAGCGGTCAGCGGTCAACTAG
- a CDS encoding DUF2189 domain-containing protein → MGNAQTLTDADTTIDHPQIRKISYADVIDALWLGLEDFRQKPSHYVFMCLIYPVVGIVILTWASGGNALQLVYPMMAGFALLGPFAAIGLYEISRRRELDMDASWRHAFEVLRAPSLRSILAVGGMLVVLFVVWMYAAQAIYQSIFGATAPASAAAFLGDVLTTPQGWALILVGNAAGFVFAVIALCISVVAFPLLLDRNIGAHVAVETSMRAVAANPLPMILWGLIVAVALLIASILFLIGLAIVMPILGHATWHLYRRVVEPAAGQERAA, encoded by the coding sequence ATGGGAAATGCGCAGACGCTTACGGATGCGGACACTACGATAGACCATCCGCAAATTCGCAAGATCAGCTATGCCGATGTCATCGATGCGCTTTGGCTTGGCCTGGAGGATTTCAGGCAAAAGCCGTCGCATTACGTTTTTATGTGCCTGATTTATCCCGTCGTCGGTATCGTCATTTTGACCTGGGCATCCGGGGGTAATGCCCTGCAACTCGTCTATCCGATGATGGCGGGTTTTGCCCTTCTGGGGCCGTTTGCGGCCATCGGGCTCTATGAGATAAGCCGGCGGCGTGAGTTGGACATGGACGCATCATGGCGTCATGCGTTTGAGGTGCTGCGTGCGCCCTCGCTGCGATCCATTCTGGCTGTCGGCGGCATGCTGGTGGTCCTGTTCGTCGTTTGGATGTATGCCGCGCAGGCCATCTATCAGAGTATCTTCGGGGCGACGGCCCCGGCGTCCGCGGCTGCCTTTTTGGGTGATGTGCTGACGACGCCCCAGGGATGGGCGCTGATCCTTGTCGGAAATGCTGCCGGCTTCGTCTTCGCGGTGATCGCCTTGTGTATCAGCGTGGTTGCCTTTCCACTGCTTCTGGACCGCAATATCGGAGCGCACGTGGCGGTTGAGACGTCGATGCGTGCGGTTGCCGCCAATCCCTTGCCGATGATTCTGTGGGGGCTGATCGTGGCGGTTGCCCTTTTGATCGCCTCGATACTGTTTCTCATCGGCCTTGCGATCGTAATGCCAATTCTCGGCCACGCGACCTGGCACCTTTACAGAAGGGTCGTGGAGCCCGCCGCCGGACAAGAGCGCGCGGCCTGA
- a CDS encoding bifunctional transcriptional activator/DNA repair enzyme AdaA, with translation MLFKLPDNDVLYQALVSRDASYDGRVFVGVSSTGIFCRLTCPARNPKRENCQFFQTVAACIEAGYRPCKRCSPLKPAAEADAMIADLLAALEADPLRRWSEGDIIAMGYDPSTVRRAFKRHFDMTFLEMARLGRLRDGFVTLSSGGRVIDAQQDAGFESASGFRSAFARLLGRSPSRFSGEELLLADWFDTPLGPMIAVSDPHTLHLLEFADRKALPTELRRLQKKVRGGIGIGRHKPTEAIKLELDDYFAGRSAVFETPLTMHGSPFTRRVWQELLTIAPGETRTYSDIARLIGKPSAVRAVARANGANQIALVIPCHRVLGSDGSLTGYGGGLWRKQKLIDLETTLAGGVSAPGKNRREPG, from the coding sequence ATGTTGTTCAAACTGCCCGACAATGATGTGCTTTACCAGGCGCTTGTCTCGAGAGATGCGTCCTATGACGGGCGCGTCTTTGTCGGCGTCTCATCAACCGGAATTTTTTGCCGGCTGACCTGTCCGGCCCGTAATCCGAAACGCGAGAACTGCCAGTTTTTTCAAACCGTCGCCGCCTGTATCGAAGCCGGCTACCGGCCCTGCAAGCGTTGTTCGCCCTTGAAACCGGCAGCTGAAGCCGATGCGATGATCGCTGACCTGTTGGCGGCGCTGGAGGCCGACCCCCTCAGACGCTGGAGCGAAGGTGATATCATCGCCATGGGTTACGACCCTTCGACGGTCCGCCGTGCATTCAAGCGTCACTTTGACATGACGTTTCTTGAAATGGCGCGCCTTGGAAGATTGAGGGACGGTTTTGTCACGCTATCGTCCGGCGGGCGTGTGATCGATGCTCAGCAGGATGCGGGCTTTGAATCCGCCAGCGGGTTTCGTAGCGCCTTTGCGCGCTTGCTGGGGCGGTCGCCGTCCCGGTTCAGCGGCGAGGAGTTGCTGCTTGCCGACTGGTTCGACACCCCTCTTGGTCCAATGATCGCCGTCAGCGATCCCCATACGCTGCACCTACTCGAGTTTGCCGACCGTAAAGCTCTGCCGACCGAGTTGCGCAGGCTGCAAAAAAAGGTGAGGGGCGGCATCGGAATAGGCCGGCACAAACCGACCGAAGCAATCAAGCTGGAACTGGACGACTATTTTGCCGGGCGTAGCGCCGTGTTCGAAACACCGCTGACAATGCATGGCAGCCCATTTACCCGCCGCGTATGGCAAGAGCTGTTGACCATAGCGCCCGGTGAGACGCGAACTTATAGCGATATTGCCCGACTGATCGGCAAACCTTCGGCTGTGCGTGCGGTTGCCAGGGCCAACGGTGCGAACCAGATCGCCCTCGTGATACCATGTCACAGGGTTCTTGGTTCCGATGGCTCGCTGACCGGCTATGGCGGCGGTTTGTGGCGCAAGCAAAAACTCATTGATCTGGAGACAACCCTTGCCGGCGGCGTTTCGGCACCCGGAAAAAACCGTAGGGAACCAGGCTGA
- a CDS encoding phage tail tip lysozyme produces MKLTTLGIFAAAIFLAGCSATDASGEKQKAYQIGAHKSGTVRFEKLSGYNSAQTRIANKITARFAAAGYGEPQQIAAVSVAIRESTLNPKAHNRGCNCYGLFQMNKSAGLGRGHSVSNLTKADYNISLILEEAERFPSFGAAKTVDQAINAFVRNVTRPANKPGVVKATIRTARKVEKSAD; encoded by the coding sequence ATGAAATTAACCACACTCGGCATTTTTGCCGCCGCCATTTTCCTTGCCGGTTGCTCGGCTACCGATGCAAGCGGAGAAAAGCAGAAGGCCTATCAGATCGGCGCTCACAAGAGCGGCACCGTCCGCTTTGAAAAGCTCTCCGGTTATAACAGCGCGCAGACGCGGATCGCCAACAAGATTACCGCCCGTTTTGCAGCAGCCGGCTATGGCGAACCCCAGCAGATCGCCGCCGTCTCCGTCGCCATTCGCGAGTCTACGCTCAATCCGAAGGCTCATAACCGCGGCTGCAATTGCTACGGTCTGTTCCAGATGAACAAGAGCGCCGGGCTCGGCCGCGGCCACTCCGTCTCCAATCTGACCAAGGCCGACTACAATATCTCGCTCATTCTCGAAGAAGCCGAACGGTTCCCGAGTTTCGGTGCGGCAAAAACGGTGGACCAGGCGATCAACGCCTTTGTGCGCAATGTGACCCGGCCGGCCAACAAACCAGGTGTCGTAAAGGCCACAATCCGCACCGCGCGCAAAGTGGAAAAGTCGGCGGACTGA
- a CDS encoding TRAP transporter large permease: protein MEPIDIGLIVSGFMLVMVILGMRVAFAAALAGLTGLIWIFWAKKGYDPSAFTWALTVAVKTAGQVPHSKVSSQALSLIPTFILIGYLAYYAGLTRALFEAAKRWVGWLPGGLGVATVFATAGFAAVSGASVATSAVFARIAIPEMLKLGYDRRFAAGVVAAGGTLASLIPPSAILVIYAIIVEQDVGMLLLAGFVPGAVSALIYGGLVVLMAVTFKEFGPPVRGFSWGERFRSLPAASPIIFVVVIIICFIYNPFGGDAWGTPTEGGALGAFVVFCMAVYKGMRWPQFRDSLLETAKLAVMIFTIIWGVLVYVRFLGFADLPGAFSDWITSLEQSPMLTLVLILLAYAVLGMFMDAIGMLLLTLPVVYPAVIALNGGPDVSAVDSAFGVSGTGCAIWFGILVVKMAELCLITPPIGLNCFVVAGVRSDISVQDVFRGASPFFVADAMTIAVLVAFPSIVLWLPGLTS from the coding sequence ATGGAACCCATCGATATCGGCCTCATTGTTTCCGGTTTCATGCTGGTCATGGTGATCCTCGGCATGCGGGTGGCCTTCGCCGCCGCGCTTGCGGGTCTCACCGGTCTCATATGGATCTTCTGGGCCAAGAAGGGTTACGACCCGTCGGCCTTCACATGGGCGCTGACGGTAGCGGTCAAGACGGCCGGGCAGGTGCCTCATTCGAAAGTGTCGTCGCAGGCGCTGTCTCTGATCCCGACCTTCATCCTGATAGGCTATCTGGCCTATTATGCCGGTCTCACGCGCGCCCTGTTTGAAGCGGCCAAGCGCTGGGTCGGCTGGCTGCCGGGTGGCCTCGGCGTTGCGACCGTTTTTGCAACGGCTGGCTTCGCCGCCGTTTCGGGTGCGTCCGTCGCAACGAGCGCGGTTTTCGCCCGAATTGCGATTCCCGAGATGCTTAAGCTGGGATATGACCGCCGCTTTGCCGCAGGCGTTGTGGCCGCCGGGGGCACACTTGCGTCCCTGATCCCGCCTTCCGCAATCCTGGTGATCTACGCCATCATCGTCGAGCAGGATGTCGGCATGCTGTTGCTTGCCGGGTTCGTACCCGGTGCGGTTTCGGCTCTGATCTATGGCGGGCTTGTCGTGTTGATGGCCGTTACGTTCAAGGAGTTCGGCCCACCGGTTCGCGGTTTCTCCTGGGGCGAGCGTTTTCGTTCGCTGCCGGCGGCATCGCCGATCATCTTTGTTGTCGTCATCATCATCTGCTTTATCTACAACCCTTTTGGCGGCGATGCGTGGGGAACGCCTACGGAAGGCGGTGCTCTGGGTGCGTTCGTTGTCTTTTGCATGGCCGTCTACAAGGGTATGCGCTGGCCGCAATTTCGCGATTCCCTGCTTGAGACGGCAAAACTCGCCGTGATGATCTTCACCATCATCTGGGGTGTGCTGGTTTACGTGCGTTTCCTGGGATTTGCCGATCTGCCCGGTGCTTTTTCCGATTGGATCACCTCGCTCGAGCAAAGCCCGATGCTGACGCTCGTTTTGATCCTGCTCGCCTATGCTGTGCTTGGCATGTTTATGGATGCAATCGGCATGCTGCTTCTGACGCTGCCCGTCGTCTATCCGGCCGTCATTGCGCTCAATGGCGGGCCGGATGTCAGCGCCGTCGACAGTGCCTTCGGCGTCTCGGGCACCGGCTGCGCCATCTGGTTCGGCATTCTTGTGGTCAAAATGGCCGAGCTCTGTCTGATAACGCCGCCTATCGGGCTCAACTGTTTCGTTGTGGCAGGCGTGCGGTCCGACATATCGGTGCAGGACGTGTTTCGTGGCGCTTCGCCGTTCTTTGTGGCCGATGCGATGACTATCGCCGTTCTGGTGGCGTTTCCGTCCATTGTGCTTTGGTTGCCGGGGCTGACGTCGTGA
- a CDS encoding DNA alkylation repair protein, producing the protein MAEPIKNLFNADLIMTMGKHLAKRHAGFNAERFADQAVNGLEELEFKQRSAHILAALEDCLPDDFRQACTILTSALHPQDDVDLSELGMDDQGIRGWAIMPMCDYVASAGLHDFDYSMDVLREMTKRMSAEFAVRPFLASEPERALGHIRNWSEDSNYHVRRLASEGIRPRLPWGMRLNAFVKDPSPLLPILETLKDDPSDYVRRSVANNLNDISKDHPDLVAATARSWLKDRPSANRKRLVRHACRSLIKAGHRPTLKALGYRPPALSLERFTLDRDIVQFGDAIGFSADIRATAKKPQDVIIDYVVHHQKANGTTSPKVFKWKSVRFTPQETVRLERSHAFRPITTRAYYGGTHAIEIQANGQSLGRREFTLKM; encoded by the coding sequence ATGGCCGAACCGATCAAAAACCTCTTTAACGCCGACCTGATCATGACGATGGGCAAACACCTGGCCAAGCGGCATGCGGGCTTTAACGCCGAGCGCTTTGCGGACCAGGCCGTAAACGGCCTTGAAGAGCTGGAATTCAAGCAGCGCTCGGCGCACATTCTTGCAGCGTTGGAGGATTGTCTTCCCGATGATTTCAGGCAGGCTTGCACCATCCTGACCAGCGCACTTCACCCGCAAGACGATGTTGATCTGTCAGAACTGGGAATGGATGATCAAGGCATACGCGGCTGGGCAATCATGCCGATGTGCGACTATGTCGCCAGCGCCGGACTTCACGACTTTGATTACAGTATGGATGTCCTGCGCGAGATGACCAAACGGATGAGTGCGGAGTTTGCAGTCAGACCCTTCCTGGCAAGCGAGCCTGAGCGGGCGCTCGGCCATATACGGAACTGGTCGGAGGACAGCAACTACCATGTCCGGCGGCTGGCCAGCGAAGGCATCCGCCCGCGCCTGCCATGGGGCATGCGGCTCAATGCCTTCGTGAAAGACCCCTCGCCGCTCCTGCCTATTCTTGAAACGCTGAAAGATGATCCGTCGGACTATGTGCGCCGGTCCGTTGCCAATAATCTCAATGACATCTCCAAGGACCACCCGGATCTTGTTGCCGCTACTGCCCGCTCGTGGCTGAAAGACCGGCCATCCGCGAACCGCAAGAGACTGGTCAGACATGCATGCCGGAGCCTGATCAAGGCGGGTCACCGGCCAACACTGAAGGCGCTTGGTTACCGCCCTCCCGCCCTGTCGCTTGAACGCTTCACGCTTGATCGTGATATCGTCCAGTTCGGCGATGCGATCGGGTTTTCGGCAGACATTCGCGCCACGGCGAAAAAACCGCAGGACGTGATCATCGACTATGTCGTGCATCATCAAAAGGCGAACGGAACCACATCCCCCAAGGTGTTCAAGTGGAAATCCGTGCGGTTCACACCCCAGGAGACTGTGAGGCTGGAAAGGAGCCATGCCTTTCGCCCCATCACCACACGGGCCTATTATGGCGGTACACATGCCATTGAAATTCAGGCCAATGGCCAAAGCCTCGGCCGGCGGGAATTCACCTTGAAGATGTGA
- a CDS encoding NADPH-dependent F420 reductase: protein MIFVCFAFLCFVFRDGPQGKKEARMRIAIIGTGSVGSALAHGWASTHHEIILGSRHLQTQELRDLKDQTGAKALPAAEAAEHAHVVVLALPWTAAKEALATLGDLSGKIIIDCMNPLEFADGALRLDRGWSTSGAETVAAWLPGARIVKTLNQVGADVMRYAGSMPARPAMFLASDDTEAKETVAGLLEGLGFDPLDAGSLDKARLLEPFAMVWINQAMARGKGRRWALSVVDLSDLGEG, encoded by the coding sequence ATCATATTCGTTTGTTTTGCATTCTTATGTTTCGTATTCCGTGACGGACCGCAAGGCAAGAAGGAGGCAAGAATGCGCATCGCAATTATCGGGACAGGCTCCGTCGGAAGCGCGCTCGCCCACGGCTGGGCGTCAACCCATCACGAGATCATTCTGGGTTCGCGACACCTTCAAACCCAGGAACTCCGTGACCTGAAGGACCAAACCGGCGCAAAAGCCCTCCCAGCGGCCGAGGCAGCGGAGCACGCGCATGTAGTCGTTCTTGCTCTTCCGTGGACGGCGGCAAAGGAGGCCCTCGCTACACTCGGCGATCTGTCCGGCAAAATCATCATTGACTGCATGAACCCGCTGGAATTTGCCGACGGTGCCTTGCGGCTCGACCGCGGATGGTCGACCTCCGGCGCTGAGACGGTTGCTGCATGGCTGCCAGGTGCACGCATCGTCAAGACCCTGAATCAGGTTGGCGCGGACGTCATGCGGTATGCCGGATCCATGCCGGCGCGCCCTGCAATGTTTTTGGCTTCAGACGATACTGAGGCGAAGGAGACGGTCGCGGGCTTGCTTGAAGGCCTCGGCTTTGATCCGCTCGACGCCGGTTCGCTTGACAAGGCGCGCCTGCTTGAACCCTTCGCCATGGTGTGGATCAATCAGGCAATGGCGCGCGGCAAGGGGCGTCGGTGGGCGCTGTCGGTTGTTGATCTTTCTGATTTAGGGGAGGGATAG